A region of the Synechococcus sp. PCC 7502 genome:
TCTCTGCTAATCCGAATCTTCCCTGTGAAATTATTTTGGATGAAGTAACTGCGCTGGAAACTGCTTTAAATCAGGCAACTGACGGCTCCCTCGTCGTAATTTTCCCTGAAAAAGTAGAATCGATAATTAAGTTAATTGAGGCAAGAATATCGCAGGAACCTTCACCATAAACTAATTAAATTCTTATTTAAATTTGGGAAAACGGAGACTGGGTGCTATGAATATAGGAGATCGCCTTGAATTTAGTTTTTGGGAAGCGGGTTGTCTGATCTGGCTTGCCTGTAAGGACTTAGGCGGACTCAGCTATGAAGAATTGGATAGTTTAATTCAGGGGAACAATCCCGAAAAAGCTAAGCAATTTATCTTTGAGCATAAAGCATACTTAGCTATGGATTTGTATCAAGATGATGGCTATACAGTTCGAGTAGTTTTTGGTGACTTAAACCAACAGGAACATGAAGAATGGGTAGCTCGTGTGCGCTGGCACCTCAATATTCCCTCAGGAAACCTTGTTGTTTCAGGGAGTTTAGGCTCGGAAGATGAATTTGAGGAAATGCCCAGTGTAGCTGAGACAGAAGATACTGAATTTCTAGAGTGTTATGTCGAAGTTCCCCCTAGTCAATATCAAGTAGAAGTCTATAGTTATGCTCCCGGTGATCTCTCAACAGGTTGGGAACAAATTATTGGGGATGAAGATTCTTGGTGTAAGCCGAGTCCCGATATAGAAAGGGAATCATTACAAGACTACTTCACTCGTACCCGTTTTGGGGAAGCTCCACCCCCTTGGATTGCCTATGAAATTGCTGATCCTGAAGCAAAAACTAGAGAACTTTACGAAGCCTCCATTACAACTAAGTATATTAATTTCGTGATCCGCCTATCTCCAGTTCTCGAGAATATTCCTAAGCCCGAATTAGATAGAGGTTGCTTAAATTGGGAATTTCGTAAACCTGAGCAATGTCCACTTGGGATTCCAAGCATAAAGCAAAAGCAGTAATCGCCATAAAAGTTAAAACACCACATCAGCAAAAAGCATCCACAGATCATCCCTTAGTATGGCTTTATGCTATCTCCCCTTCGCAACTGGGGCGAGCAATTAGTCCCCCATAGGGTTCGGGGGCAAATATTTGATCGGGATCATTGAGTAGATAGCGATCGCAAATATCAAAAAGTTCAGATTCTTGAGTAGCACGGCGCATATCAAAGAGAAAGTTACCTGCGGCATCTACACTCTGCCCAATAAAATTTAAATATTTTTTCAAAGCACTGACCCGCGATCGCTCAGGAATATTTGGATTAATATTGGCATACAGGCGATCGATATAGCTACGCACTGCCCCAAGGGTAATTACCTGCACAGGTTCCTTATTTAAATATTGGCGAATTTGGCTAAAAATCCAAGGATTACGAATGGCAGATCGACCAATCATTACCCCTGCCGCCCTTGTCTCTGCCAAAACTTTGCCCGCACTCAAAGCTGAAGTAATATTACCATTTGCCAAAACGGGACATTTCACAATTCTTACTGCCTCGGCAATGCGATCATAATGCACCTCACTTCTGTACATTTCCTTAACGGTACGACCATGCAAACTTAAAAGATTAATGTCATGGCGATTAATAAGATTAAGGATATGGTGAAAATTTTCGGTATTCTCGAACCCAATTCGCATTTTGACCGTAAATGGTAAATTCACTGACTCTCGCAATGCTCCTAAAATTTGATCAACTTTAACTGGATCACGCAAGAGTCCACCTCCAACATTTTTACGATAGATTCTGGGAGCGGGACATCCCATATTTAGGTCTATGCCAGCGATCGCATACTGAGCTAATTCTTTAGCAACACGCACTAAATCGGGAATACTCTCCCCAATCAATTGGGCAAAAATGGGACGGTTTGTTGAGTTTTCGGTGATGGCACGCAAAATATGTCTTTCAGGTCGGGAGTCGGCATATACACGAAAATATTCTGTAAAAAAATAATCGGGGCTACCATAGTCAGAGATCATAGTCATGAATGCTAAATCGGTCACATCCTGCATGGGGGCAAGGGCAGTTATAGCTTGATGGGGTTTTATAGGAGTTGGTAGCGATCGCAAATACATGATTTTTGGGAAATGCCCCAGTTAATAATCTCAAACTTGTAATCTTAAAGACTTTGATTATCTATGAAAATTTACGCAGTTGCGTTAAAAATTTAGTAAAAGCCTCTGGAGGGTTAGCGATCGCCACAATTAATTCCCCAGAAATAGGATGGGTAAAACTTAATCGCCACGCATGGAGAGCCTGTCCTTTTAATTGACTAATCGCCCTACTGTAAATTGGATCGCCTGCGATCGCATGCCCCATATAAGCAGCATGGACTCGAATTTGATGGGTTCTTCCGGTTTCCAGATCGAATTTCACTAAAGAGTAATTTCCTAAACGTTCCTGTACTTCCCAGTGGGTAATTGCCGATCGCCCATTTTCGACCACCGCCATTTTTTTACGATCGCTTTTATGTCTACCAATCGGAGCATTTACAGTACCAGAGAGAGTTTTGGGCGCACCATTAACAATCCCTAAATATTCCCGCTTAGCGGTTTTTGCCTGAATTTGTGCCTGTAAACTTTGATGTGCCTGATCAGTTTTTGCCACCACGATCGCCCCACTGGTATCTTTATCCAAACGATGCACGATTCCCGGACGTTGTACGCCATTGATGCCAGATAAATTAGGACAATGTGCCAACAGAGCATTAACTAAAGTCAGATCACTATGTCCGGGCGCAGGGTGAACTACTAAACCTACGGGCTTATTAATTACCAATAAATGTTCATCTTCATACAAAATTTCTAAGGGTATAGACTGGGGTTGTAGGTCAAGGGGTTGGACTTCAGGGACTTCCAAAATTAGGCGATCGCCAACCTTAAGCAAGGTTTTTTTCTCAGTGCAGACAGATTCATTAATTTGGACGAAACCCTGTTGAATCAGCTTTTGAATCTGCGATCTAGAAATTTCCTCTAGCTTTTGCGCTAAATAACTATCCAGACGTTCTTGAGGAACTTCTACGGCAAGGTGGTGCAGGTTCATGTATTAATTATAGTTAATTGGCTGAGTAATTATTTGGGTAGATGCGGTAGTCCTGTTTTTTGCCAAAATTGGTTAAATTCCTTAGGCTGGAGCGATCGCCATGCAACCAAACCGATTACCACTATTACAATCCAACTAATTAATCCAACTATAAATTTATTTAAACGGGCAAGATTCGCATTCCGAACTGTTTTGGCTCTGGAGGTTGTGGAGATATTAATTACTGTTTGGGTAGGGATTTGGCGGTTTTGAATCCATGTTCGCACCGTGGGGGCTGTAGCGGTGGAAAGATTTGCTTGATTCAGTTGATTAATAGCCTGAATTAGAGTCACCGTATTTGTAACCAGAATTACTGTACTTGCAGACTGTAAAGCTAGTCCGTAGGCACACTCAGCGATCGCCAAGTCTAAACGAGAACTACGACTGGTGGAATTACTAAGCTTTTGACTTAATAGGGCATGGACGGCAGAAATATCCGTAACTTGCCAATTACTAGTAACTAGAAATCTTAGAAATTCGGAAGCGATCGCCTCTTGGGTTTTATCTGAACCAAATCCAGCCACAACGGAATTAATCTCATCCACGACTGCTTGGGGAATCATACAGATGCCTAACCCAGACGCTGAACGCCAAAAATGGGAATCACTGGAAAGTACGGCACTGCGATCAAGTAATAAAATTACATCAGTCATGGATTTTCACCAACAGAAAAAAATGAAATATCTGCACCTAAGTTATGAGTTAGTTACACCTGATGAGCCAAACTTTTACGGAGCTTGAGCCATAGAGAATTGTGTCAAAGTTTCCTTTAGGTATCTGCCTGTATGGGAATGGGGAATTTGAGCTACTTGTTCGGGTGTACCTTCAGCAATGACCTGCCCCCCGCGATCGCCGCCTTCGGGACCCAAATCAATAATCCAGTCAGAGCAGCGAATCACATCCAAATTATGCTCG
Encoded here:
- a CDS encoding PIN domain-containing protein is translated as MTDVILLLDRSAVLSSDSHFWRSASGLGICMIPQAVVDEINSVVAGFGSDKTQEAIASEFLRFLVTSNWQVTDISAVHALLSQKLSNSTSRSSRLDLAIAECAYGLALQSASTVILVTNTVTLIQAINQLNQANLSTATAPTVRTWIQNRQIPTQTVINISTTSRAKTVRNANLARLNKFIVGLISWIVIVVIGLVAWRSLQPKEFNQFWQKTGLPHLPK
- a CDS encoding tRNA-dihydrouridine synthase family protein, which gives rise to MYLRSLPTPIKPHQAITALAPMQDVTDLAFMTMISDYGSPDYFFTEYFRVYADSRPERHILRAITENSTNRPIFAQLIGESIPDLVRVAKELAQYAIAGIDLNMGCPAPRIYRKNVGGGLLRDPVKVDQILGALRESVNLPFTVKMRIGFENTENFHHILNLINRHDINLLSLHGRTVKEMYRSEVHYDRIAEAVRIVKCPVLANGNITSALSAGKVLAETRAAGVMIGRSAIRNPWIFSQIRQYLNKEPVQVITLGAVRSYIDRLYANINPNIPERSRVSALKKYLNFIGQSVDAAGNFLFDMRRATQESELFDICDRYLLNDPDQIFAPEPYGGLIARPSCEGEIA
- a CDS encoding RluA family pseudouridine synthase; translation: MNLHHLAVEVPQERLDSYLAQKLEEISRSQIQKLIQQGFVQINESVCTEKKTLLKVGDRLILEVPEVQPLDLQPQSIPLEILYEDEHLLVINKPVGLVVHPAPGHSDLTLVNALLAHCPNLSGINGVQRPGIVHRLDKDTSGAIVVAKTDQAHQSLQAQIQAKTAKREYLGIVNGAPKTLSGTVNAPIGRHKSDRKKMAVVENGRSAITHWEVQERLGNYSLVKFDLETGRTHQIRVHAAYMGHAIAGDPIYSRAISQLKGQALHAWRLSFTHPISGELIVAIANPPEAFTKFLTQLRKFS